The following proteins are encoded in a genomic region of Arachis stenosperma cultivar V10309 chromosome 4, arast.V10309.gnm1.PFL2, whole genome shotgun sequence:
- the LOC130975277 gene encoding uncharacterized protein LOC130975277, with product MTAVPPLEIRVFSDLVNKARVVKENAKTMATSKDTHGGSSSRGRGKYFHPRGQSFKRGEYAPQGQRGFRKNTQTQFQYAKGRGNQSKNSPNLTCVRCGRFHPYDSCKIGLGGCFNCRLPGHIARDCTRGRNQNAVALYDTGASHSFILFAKVEELGLKVSELPFELHVHTPHQTVITRSGCKQVGFKLEDRDFVHDLICLPMVGLEMILGFDRLSKNRVLLDCFERTIWFMLEEENGVVVATGYYLNSVMVHSSGEECQGYIMLAANALGDAQSLDQIPVVRDFPEVFPEDISEFPP from the exons ATGACTGCTGTGCCTCCTTTGGAGATCCGTGTCTTCTCTGACTTAGTAAACAAGGCTAGAGTAGTGAAAGAGAATGCCAAGACTATGGCGACATCCAAGGACACTCATGGAGGGAGCTCTAGTCGGGGGCGTGGCAAGTATTTCCATCCTAGAGGTCAAAGCTTCAAAAGAGGAGAATATGCCCCTCAAGGTCAAAGAGGTTTCAGGAAGAACACTCAGACTCAGTTTCAGTATGCTAAGGGGAGAGGAAATCAGAGTAAGAATTCTCCGAATTTGACTTGTGTACGTTGTGGACGTTTCCATCCTTATGACTCATGCAAAATTGGTTTAGGTGGTTGTTTCAATTGTAGGTTGCCTGGCCACATTGCGAGGGATTGCACTCGTGGGAGGAATCAGAATGCGG TTGCATTATATGATACTGGAGCTTCACATTCGTTTATTTTGTTTGCTAAAGTTGAGGAACTAGGCTTGAAAGTGTCAGAGTTACCTTTTGAGCTGCATGTACATACTCCGCATCAAACAGTTATAACTAGGTCAGGTTGTAAACAAGTAGGTTTCAAGCTTGAGGATAGAGACTTTGTGCATGATTTGATCTGTTTACCGATGGTGGGGCTAGAAATGATTTTGGGGTTTGATCGGTTATCGAAGAATCGGGTTTTGTTGGATTGCTTTGAACGGACTATTTGGTTTATGctggaagaagaaaatggagtaGTGGTAGCTACGGGGTATTACCTGAACTCTGTAATGGTGCATTCTAGTGGGGAGGAGTGTCAGGGTTATATTATGTTGGCTGCTAATGCACTGGGTGATGCCCAGAGCTTAGATCAGATTCCGGTGGTTAGAGATTTTCCAGAAGTGTTCCCAGAAGATATCTCTGAGTTCCCACCTTGA